A genomic segment from Flavobacterium inviolabile encodes:
- a CDS encoding T9SS type A sorting domain-containing protein, with product MKKRILFLAAILVSSFASAQAVQQGTVTMGPAYANQAFFKFSNPTANNVYPHSSWDLAFYRKSSFSFATRINDAKGIEIYQVSNNISNWATVDVSTAAQSSWTRLYNSDTVWTEGALEQGTATYGWGEYNPANHHVTGSIIFVLKYPNGTYKKFKMDDFFAGYTFTYSTWNGTAWGADQTQVVSNTSNPNNIFNYFSLETNAPVIAEPASADWDLIFTKFTTDYPMGGSTTKYQVTGALHHPDVKVAKNNEPGGVMNTANLNFATAINTIGYDWKTFTGSTYTIDGNKAYYVKLANGSVYRVVFTSFVGSSTGVITFNYQDVTASLGTESFEDKIAFGIYPNPSLDKKINLIYDLKENMDTKNKVSIYSMTGAKVFETAIDNTQGFYNKEINLSSLGSGIYILNLEAGNNVITKKVILK from the coding sequence ATGAAAAAAAGAATACTATTTTTAGCAGCAATACTGGTCAGTTCATTTGCAAGTGCTCAGGCTGTTCAACAGGGTACTGTGACAATGGGACCTGCTTATGCTAATCAGGCATTTTTTAAGTTCTCCAATCCTACAGCAAACAATGTTTACCCTCACAGTTCCTGGGATCTGGCTTTTTACAGAAAAAGCTCTTTCTCTTTTGCTACGAGAATAAATGATGCTAAAGGAATTGAGATCTACCAGGTTTCCAATAATATCAGTAACTGGGCTACAGTTGATGTAAGTACAGCGGCTCAGTCAAGCTGGACAAGACTTTACAATAGTGATACTGTATGGACAGAAGGAGCTTTAGAGCAAGGTACAGCTACTTACGGATGGGGAGAATACAACCCGGCGAATCACCATGTAACAGGAAGTATCATTTTTGTTTTGAAATATCCTAACGGAACATACAAAAAGTTCAAAATGGATGATTTCTTTGCTGGATATACTTTTACATATTCTACATGGAACGGTACGGCTTGGGGTGCAGATCAGACTCAGGTGGTATCCAATACTTCAAACCCGAATAACATCTTTAACTATTTCTCTTTAGAGACAAATGCACCGGTTATTGCTGAGCCTGCAAGTGCAGATTGGGATTTGATCTTTACAAAATTCACAACAGATTATCCAATGGGTGGAAGTACTACAAAGTACCAGGTAACAGGTGCTTTACACCATCCGGATGTTAAAGTTGCAAAAAATAATGAGCCGGGAGGAGTAATGAATACTGCTAACCTGAATTTTGCTACAGCAATCAATACTATCGGGTACGACTGGAAAACATTCACAGGAAGTACTTATACTATTGACGGGAATAAAGCCTATTATGTGAAACTGGCTAACGGAAGTGTTTACAGAGTAGTATTTACAAGCTTTGTAGGTTCCAGTACAGGTGTTATTACATTCAACTACCAGGACGTTACTGCTTCTTTAGGAACAGAATCATTTGAAGATAAAATAGCTTTCGGAATTTATCCAAATCCGTCATTAGACAAAAAAATCAACTTGATTTACGATTTAAAAGAAAATATGGATACCAAGAATAAAGTGAGTATTTACTCGATGACTGGAGCAAAAGTTTTTGAAACAGCAATCGATAATACACAAGGCTTCTACAATAAAGAGATTAATTTATCTTCTTTGGGAAGCGGTATTTATATATTGAATCTTGAGGCGGGAAATAATGTTATTACTAAAAAAGTAATACTTAAATAG
- a CDS encoding MarC family NAAT transporter, which translates to MELFIYIFAAVFSVLNPLGAVPIFVGLTHNDTKAERSRTSLWTAVNVFIILIISFFIGEYVLKFFGISIDALRIAGGLIIVNSGFALLSGKFSKTRGVNKKVANDAQKRSDIALTPLAIPMLAGPGSISLLIAFYQDFQEVYEKAIVCAAILAVALSIFIILRSAHYLSRILGASGIVAISRIIGFIVIAIGIQYISSSIVNILKTVAS; encoded by the coding sequence ATGGAATTATTTATTTACATTTTTGCAGCTGTATTTTCTGTATTGAATCCTTTGGGTGCCGTTCCTATCTTTGTGGGACTAACCCATAACGACACAAAAGCCGAACGTTCCAGAACGTCTTTATGGACTGCCGTAAATGTTTTTATAATCTTAATTATCTCGTTCTTTATCGGAGAATATGTATTGAAATTTTTCGGCATCAGTATCGATGCCTTACGAATAGCAGGAGGACTGATCATTGTAAACTCCGGATTTGCCCTGTTATCGGGAAAATTCAGCAAAACCAGAGGGGTTAATAAAAAAGTGGCTAACGATGCCCAAAAAAGAAGCGATATCGCTTTAACGCCACTGGCAATACCCATGCTTGCCGGACCGGGCTCTATTTCTTTATTAATTGCCTTTTACCAGGACTTTCAGGAAGTATATGAAAAAGCTATTGTTTGCGCTGCGATCTTAGCTGTTGCACTGTCTATCTTTATTATTCTGAGAAGTGCCCATTATTTATCCCGAATCCTGGGAGCATCCGGAATTGTTGCCATTTCAAGGATAATTGGTTTTATTGTTATCGCTATCGGAATACAATACATTAGCAGTTCCATTGTGAACATCCTGAAAACGGTTGCTTCATAA